Proteins from a single region of Oncorhynchus keta strain PuntledgeMale-10-30-2019 chromosome 20, Oket_V2, whole genome shotgun sequence:
- the LOC118399621 gene encoding N-acetylneuraminate 9-O-acetyltransferase-like isoform X2, with protein MMHKYKNTEAKTCLAEKRVAFVGDSRIRQLFYSYIQIIDPAQRADGRKHENILFEDRSASVNVDFLWYAEVNNSLKERLISWRKDPSIKPDVVIIGAATWSIKLHGGSSEALQQYRANLTAISLPLEQLAEDGEVYWVLQDPVHEEGLSDNRKMITNEQLELYNKVVLSTLNSNKKNSKARVRFLGASRQAAMETITQSTDGLHLPESTRNVAAMVLMNAVCNKVLRPIDGSCCQALPAPSLLQKLTACVFLGSALVFLVLHALGHNRSWKSRPTPPDVESGEEKKPATAASLLNHKAPFQALCKMGLIMVYFYLCDRADVFMKEQKFYTHSTFFIPLVYMFVLGIFYSENSKETKLLNREQTDEWKGWMQLVILIYHISGASVFIPVYMHVRVLVAAYLFQTGYGHFSFFWLKGDFGLYRVCQVLFRLNFLVVVLCLVMDRPYQFYYFVPLVTFWFVVIYATMAMWPQILQKKANGSGMWHVGILVKLLGLLLFICFFAYSQGLFENIFSVWPISKLFELNGSIHEWWFRWKLDRFAIIHGMLFAFVYLVLQKCQGLSEEKGEPLFSTRISNILLLISVFSFMTYSIWASSCKNKTECNELHPYISGLQILAFILIRNIPGYSRSLYSSFFAWFGKISLELFICQYHIWLAADTKGILVLIPGNPSLNIIISTFIFVCVAHEISVITNDLAQVAIPKDGGALLRRLLAAGVFTLGLLLVSRSAEGNQGGH; from the exons ATGATGCACAAATACAAAAATAC GGAAGCAAAGACTTGCCTTGCTGAGAAAAGGGTGGCCTTCGTTGGTGATTCTAGAATACGGCAGCTATTCTATTCATACATCCAAATAATCGATCCTGCACAAAGAGCAGATGGAAGAAAG CACGAGAACATTCTCTTTGAAGACAGGAGCGCTTCAGTCAATGTG GACTTCCTGTGGTATGCAGAAGTGAATAACTCTCTGAAGGAGCGCTTGATATCATGGAGAAAG GATCCTTCTATAAAACCAGATGTCGTCATCATCGGAGCTGCCAct TGGTCCATCAAGTTGCATGGGGGCAGCAGCGAGGCGCTGCAGCAGTACAGGGCCAACCTCACAGCCATCTCCTTGCCTCTGGAACAGCTGGCTGAGGATGGGGAGGTCTACTGGGTCTTACAGG accctGTTCATGAGGAGGGTCTGAGTGACAACAGGAAGATGATCACTAACGAGCAGCTGGAGCTATACAACAAGGTGGTGCTCAGCACTCTGAACAGCAACAAGAAGAACTCCAAGGCCAGAGTCAGGTTCCTAGGCGCCTCGCGCCAGGCTGCTATGGAAACCATCACCCAATCAACTGATGGCCTGCACCTTCCCGAGAGCACCCGGAACGTG GCTGCCATGGTGCTGATGAACGCTGTGTGTAACAAGGTCCTGCGGCCCATCGACGGCTCCTGCTGCCAGGCCCTGCCAGCCCCCAGCCTCCTCCAGAAACTGACGGCCTGTGTCTTCCTGGGCTCAGCCCTGGTCTTCCTGGTGCTCCATGCTCTGGGCCACAACAG GAGCTGGAAGTCCCGGCCCACGCCCCCCGACGTGGAGAGCGGTGAAGAGAAAAAGCCAGCCACGGCAGCGTCTCTGCTTAACCACAAGGCTCCGTTCCAGGCCCTGTGTAAGATGGGCCTCATCATGGTCTACTTTTACCTATGTGACCGGGCCGACGTCTTTATGAAGGAGCAGAAGTTCTACACCCACTCCACCTTCTTCATCCCCCTCGTCTATATGTTTGTCCTGGGGATCTTCTACAGTGAGAACAGCAAGGAG ACCAAGCTGCTGAACAGAGAGCAGACTGACGAGTGGAAGGGCTGGATGCAGCTGGTCATCCTCATCTACCACATATCTGGAGCCAGCGTT TTCATCCCCGTGTACATGCATGTCCGTGTCCTGGTGGCAGCCTACCTCTTCCAGACAGGATACGGACACTTCTCCTTCTTCTGGCTCAAAGGGGACTTTGGATTATACAGAGTGTGCCAG GTCCTGTTCCGTCTCAACTTCCTGGTGGTGGTGCTGTGTCTAGTGATGGACCGGCCGTACCAGTTCTACTACTTTGTGCCCCTGGTCACCTTCTGGTTCGTCGTCATCTACGCCACCATGGCCATGTGGCCCCAGATACTGCAGAAGAAAGCCAACG GTAGTGGAATGTGGCACGTTGGGATTCTAGTGAAGCTGCTTGGGCTACTCCTGTTCATCTGCTTCTTTGCTTATTCACAG GGGTTATTTGAGAACATTTTCTCAGTATGGCCCATCTCCAAGCTCTTTGAGCTGAATGGAAGCATTCATGAGTGGTGGTTTAGGTGGAAGCTGGATCGATTT GCCATTATCCATGGCATGCTGTTTGCCTTTGTCTACCTGGTACTACAGAAGTGCCAGGGCCTCTCTGAGGAGAAAGGAGAGCCTCTCTTCTCCACCAGGATCTCCAACATTCTACTCCTCATCTCTGTGTTCTCATTCATG ACCTACTCCATATGGGCCAGCAGCTGTAAAAACAAGACCGAGTGCAACGAGCTGCATCCCTACATCTCAGGACTCCAG ATCCTAGCCTTCATCTTAATCAGGAACATTCCCGGTTACTCCCGTTCTTTATACAGCTCATTCTTCGCATGGTTCGGGAAGATCTCCTTAGAG CTGTTCATCTGCCAGTACCACATCTGGCTGGCGGCGGACACCAAGGGCATCCTGGTGCTGATCCCAGGCAACCCCTCGCTCAACATCATCATCAGCACCTTCATCTTTGTGTGCGTGGCCCACGAGATCTCTGTGATCACCAATGACCTGGCCCAGGTGGCCATCCCCAAGGACGGGGGCGCCCTGCTCAGGAGGTTGCTTGCCGCCGGGGTCTTCACCCTGGGCCTACTGCTGGTGTCCAGGAGCGCTGAAGGGAACCAAGGAGGCCACTGA
- the LOC118399621 gene encoding N-acetylneuraminate 9-O-acetyltransferase-like isoform X3: MEERSLPVTHFPTRLPLTSIHDCSKHENILFEDRSASVNVDFLWYAEVNNSLKERLISWRKDPSIKPDVVIIGAATWSIKLHGGSSEALQQYRANLTAISLPLEQLAEDGEVYWVLQDPVHEEGLSDNRKMITNEQLELYNKVVLSTLNSNKKNSKARVRFLGASRQAAMETITQSTDGLHLPESTRNVAAMVLMNAVCNKVLRPIDGSCCQALPAPSLLQKLTACVFLGSALVFLVLHALGHNRSWKSRPTPPDVESGEEKKPATAASLLNHKAPFQALCKMGLIMVYFYLCDRADVFMKEQKFYTHSTFFIPLVYMFVLGIFYSENSKETKLLNREQTDEWKGWMQLVILIYHISGASVFIPVYMHVRVLVAAYLFQTGYGHFSFFWLKGDFGLYRVCQVLFRLNFLVVVLCLVMDRPYQFYYFVPLVTFWFVVIYATMAMWPQILQKKANGSGMWHVGILVKLLGLLLFICFFAYSQGLFENIFSVWPISKLFELNGSIHEWWFRWKLDRFAIIHGMLFAFVYLVLQKCQGLSEEKGEPLFSTRISNILLLISVFSFMTYSIWASSCKNKTECNELHPYISGLQILAFILIRNIPGYSRSLYSSFFAWFGKISLELFICQYHIWLAADTKGILVLIPGNPSLNIIISTFIFVCVAHEISVITNDLAQVAIPKDGGALLRRLLAAGVFTLGLLLVSRSAEGNQGGH; this comes from the exons ATGGAAGAAAG ATCTCTGCCCGTGACTCATTTTCCCACAAGGctcccattgacatcaatacATGATTGCTCAAAG CACGAGAACATTCTCTTTGAAGACAGGAGCGCTTCAGTCAATGTG GACTTCCTGTGGTATGCAGAAGTGAATAACTCTCTGAAGGAGCGCTTGATATCATGGAGAAAG GATCCTTCTATAAAACCAGATGTCGTCATCATCGGAGCTGCCAct TGGTCCATCAAGTTGCATGGGGGCAGCAGCGAGGCGCTGCAGCAGTACAGGGCCAACCTCACAGCCATCTCCTTGCCTCTGGAACAGCTGGCTGAGGATGGGGAGGTCTACTGGGTCTTACAGG accctGTTCATGAGGAGGGTCTGAGTGACAACAGGAAGATGATCACTAACGAGCAGCTGGAGCTATACAACAAGGTGGTGCTCAGCACTCTGAACAGCAACAAGAAGAACTCCAAGGCCAGAGTCAGGTTCCTAGGCGCCTCGCGCCAGGCTGCTATGGAAACCATCACCCAATCAACTGATGGCCTGCACCTTCCCGAGAGCACCCGGAACGTG GCTGCCATGGTGCTGATGAACGCTGTGTGTAACAAGGTCCTGCGGCCCATCGACGGCTCCTGCTGCCAGGCCCTGCCAGCCCCCAGCCTCCTCCAGAAACTGACGGCCTGTGTCTTCCTGGGCTCAGCCCTGGTCTTCCTGGTGCTCCATGCTCTGGGCCACAACAG GAGCTGGAAGTCCCGGCCCACGCCCCCCGACGTGGAGAGCGGTGAAGAGAAAAAGCCAGCCACGGCAGCGTCTCTGCTTAACCACAAGGCTCCGTTCCAGGCCCTGTGTAAGATGGGCCTCATCATGGTCTACTTTTACCTATGTGACCGGGCCGACGTCTTTATGAAGGAGCAGAAGTTCTACACCCACTCCACCTTCTTCATCCCCCTCGTCTATATGTTTGTCCTGGGGATCTTCTACAGTGAGAACAGCAAGGAG ACCAAGCTGCTGAACAGAGAGCAGACTGACGAGTGGAAGGGCTGGATGCAGCTGGTCATCCTCATCTACCACATATCTGGAGCCAGCGTT TTCATCCCCGTGTACATGCATGTCCGTGTCCTGGTGGCAGCCTACCTCTTCCAGACAGGATACGGACACTTCTCCTTCTTCTGGCTCAAAGGGGACTTTGGATTATACAGAGTGTGCCAG GTCCTGTTCCGTCTCAACTTCCTGGTGGTGGTGCTGTGTCTAGTGATGGACCGGCCGTACCAGTTCTACTACTTTGTGCCCCTGGTCACCTTCTGGTTCGTCGTCATCTACGCCACCATGGCCATGTGGCCCCAGATACTGCAGAAGAAAGCCAACG GTAGTGGAATGTGGCACGTTGGGATTCTAGTGAAGCTGCTTGGGCTACTCCTGTTCATCTGCTTCTTTGCTTATTCACAG GGGTTATTTGAGAACATTTTCTCAGTATGGCCCATCTCCAAGCTCTTTGAGCTGAATGGAAGCATTCATGAGTGGTGGTTTAGGTGGAAGCTGGATCGATTT GCCATTATCCATGGCATGCTGTTTGCCTTTGTCTACCTGGTACTACAGAAGTGCCAGGGCCTCTCTGAGGAGAAAGGAGAGCCTCTCTTCTCCACCAGGATCTCCAACATTCTACTCCTCATCTCTGTGTTCTCATTCATG ACCTACTCCATATGGGCCAGCAGCTGTAAAAACAAGACCGAGTGCAACGAGCTGCATCCCTACATCTCAGGACTCCAG ATCCTAGCCTTCATCTTAATCAGGAACATTCCCGGTTACTCCCGTTCTTTATACAGCTCATTCTTCGCATGGTTCGGGAAGATCTCCTTAGAG CTGTTCATCTGCCAGTACCACATCTGGCTGGCGGCGGACACCAAGGGCATCCTGGTGCTGATCCCAGGCAACCCCTCGCTCAACATCATCATCAGCACCTTCATCTTTGTGTGCGTGGCCCACGAGATCTCTGTGATCACCAATGACCTGGCCCAGGTGGCCATCCCCAAGGACGGGGGCGCCCTGCTCAGGAGGTTGCTTGCCGCCGGGGTCTTCACCCTGGGCCTACTGCTGGTGTCCAGGAGCGCTGAAGGGAACCAAGGAGGCCACTGA
- the LOC118399621 gene encoding N-acetylneuraminate 9-O-acetyltransferase-like isoform X4, whose amino-acid sequence MDPSIKPDVVIIGAATWSIKLHGGSSEALQQYRANLTAISLPLEQLAEDGEVYWVLQDPVHEEGLSDNRKMITNEQLELYNKVVLSTLNSNKKNSKARVRFLGASRQAAMETITQSTDGLHLPESTRNVAAMVLMNAVCNKVLRPIDGSCCQALPAPSLLQKLTACVFLGSALVFLVLHALGHNRSWKSRPTPPDVESGEEKKPATAASLLNHKAPFQALCKMGLIMVYFYLCDRADVFMKEQKFYTHSTFFIPLVYMFVLGIFYSENSKETKLLNREQTDEWKGWMQLVILIYHISGASVFIPVYMHVRVLVAAYLFQTGYGHFSFFWLKGDFGLYRVCQVLFRLNFLVVVLCLVMDRPYQFYYFVPLVTFWFVVIYATMAMWPQILQKKANGSGMWHVGILVKLLGLLLFICFFAYSQGLFENIFSVWPISKLFELNGSIHEWWFRWKLDRFAIIHGMLFAFVYLVLQKCQGLSEEKGEPLFSTRISNILLLISVFSFMTYSIWASSCKNKTECNELHPYISGLQILAFILIRNIPGYSRSLYSSFFAWFGKISLELFICQYHIWLAADTKGILVLIPGNPSLNIIISTFIFVCVAHEISVITNDLAQVAIPKDGGALLRRLLAAGVFTLGLLLVSRSAEGNQGGH is encoded by the exons ATG GATCCTTCTATAAAACCAGATGTCGTCATCATCGGAGCTGCCAct TGGTCCATCAAGTTGCATGGGGGCAGCAGCGAGGCGCTGCAGCAGTACAGGGCCAACCTCACAGCCATCTCCTTGCCTCTGGAACAGCTGGCTGAGGATGGGGAGGTCTACTGGGTCTTACAGG accctGTTCATGAGGAGGGTCTGAGTGACAACAGGAAGATGATCACTAACGAGCAGCTGGAGCTATACAACAAGGTGGTGCTCAGCACTCTGAACAGCAACAAGAAGAACTCCAAGGCCAGAGTCAGGTTCCTAGGCGCCTCGCGCCAGGCTGCTATGGAAACCATCACCCAATCAACTGATGGCCTGCACCTTCCCGAGAGCACCCGGAACGTG GCTGCCATGGTGCTGATGAACGCTGTGTGTAACAAGGTCCTGCGGCCCATCGACGGCTCCTGCTGCCAGGCCCTGCCAGCCCCCAGCCTCCTCCAGAAACTGACGGCCTGTGTCTTCCTGGGCTCAGCCCTGGTCTTCCTGGTGCTCCATGCTCTGGGCCACAACAG GAGCTGGAAGTCCCGGCCCACGCCCCCCGACGTGGAGAGCGGTGAAGAGAAAAAGCCAGCCACGGCAGCGTCTCTGCTTAACCACAAGGCTCCGTTCCAGGCCCTGTGTAAGATGGGCCTCATCATGGTCTACTTTTACCTATGTGACCGGGCCGACGTCTTTATGAAGGAGCAGAAGTTCTACACCCACTCCACCTTCTTCATCCCCCTCGTCTATATGTTTGTCCTGGGGATCTTCTACAGTGAGAACAGCAAGGAG ACCAAGCTGCTGAACAGAGAGCAGACTGACGAGTGGAAGGGCTGGATGCAGCTGGTCATCCTCATCTACCACATATCTGGAGCCAGCGTT TTCATCCCCGTGTACATGCATGTCCGTGTCCTGGTGGCAGCCTACCTCTTCCAGACAGGATACGGACACTTCTCCTTCTTCTGGCTCAAAGGGGACTTTGGATTATACAGAGTGTGCCAG GTCCTGTTCCGTCTCAACTTCCTGGTGGTGGTGCTGTGTCTAGTGATGGACCGGCCGTACCAGTTCTACTACTTTGTGCCCCTGGTCACCTTCTGGTTCGTCGTCATCTACGCCACCATGGCCATGTGGCCCCAGATACTGCAGAAGAAAGCCAACG GTAGTGGAATGTGGCACGTTGGGATTCTAGTGAAGCTGCTTGGGCTACTCCTGTTCATCTGCTTCTTTGCTTATTCACAG GGGTTATTTGAGAACATTTTCTCAGTATGGCCCATCTCCAAGCTCTTTGAGCTGAATGGAAGCATTCATGAGTGGTGGTTTAGGTGGAAGCTGGATCGATTT GCCATTATCCATGGCATGCTGTTTGCCTTTGTCTACCTGGTACTACAGAAGTGCCAGGGCCTCTCTGAGGAGAAAGGAGAGCCTCTCTTCTCCACCAGGATCTCCAACATTCTACTCCTCATCTCTGTGTTCTCATTCATG ACCTACTCCATATGGGCCAGCAGCTGTAAAAACAAGACCGAGTGCAACGAGCTGCATCCCTACATCTCAGGACTCCAG ATCCTAGCCTTCATCTTAATCAGGAACATTCCCGGTTACTCCCGTTCTTTATACAGCTCATTCTTCGCATGGTTCGGGAAGATCTCCTTAGAG CTGTTCATCTGCCAGTACCACATCTGGCTGGCGGCGGACACCAAGGGCATCCTGGTGCTGATCCCAGGCAACCCCTCGCTCAACATCATCATCAGCACCTTCATCTTTGTGTGCGTGGCCCACGAGATCTCTGTGATCACCAATGACCTGGCCCAGGTGGCCATCCCCAAGGACGGGGGCGCCCTGCTCAGGAGGTTGCTTGCCGCCGGGGTCTTCACCCTGGGCCTACTGCTGGTGTCCAGGAGCGCTGAAGGGAACCAAGGAGGCCACTGA